One window of the Microvirga mediterraneensis genome contains the following:
- a CDS encoding BolA family protein gives MTLQHWITQTLQESLQPTDLTVIDESEKHHGHAGWREGGETHFQVNIVSQAFSGKSRVARHRLVNEVLKGAFDRGLHALAIQAKAPGE, from the coding sequence ATGACCCTTCAGCACTGGATCACACAGACTTTGCAGGAGAGCCTGCAGCCGACCGACCTGACCGTCATCGACGAATCAGAAAAGCATCACGGCCATGCCGGGTGGCGGGAAGGCGGGGAAACTCATTTCCAGGTTAATATCGTGTCGCAAGCCTTCTCCGGCAAGAGCCGGGTCGCGCGTCACAGGCTCGTGAACGAGGTTCTGAAAGGCGCCTTCGACAGGGGCCTGCACGCCCTGGCGATTCAGGCCAAGGCGCCGGGTGAGTGA
- a CDS encoding acetyl-CoA acetyltransferase, protein MTACIVGWAHTPFGKLDAESVESLIVRVTNEALEHAGLGPEDVDEVVLGHFNGGFSAQDFTASLVFQASDSFRFKPATRVENACATGSAAVHQAIKTIEARRAKTVLVVGVEQMTKTPGPEIGNILLKASYLPEDGGTPGGFAGVFGKIAGTYFQRYGDQSDALALIAAKNHRNGVDNPYAQMRKDLGFDFCRAESEKNPYVAGPLKRTDCSLVSDGAAALVLADTETALRMKRAVAFRATAHAQDFLPMSKRDIVQFEGCAEAWRRALSQAGVQLSDLSFVETHDCFTIAELIEYEAMGLTAPGQGAIAVKEGWTNRDGKLPVNPSGGLKAKGHPIGATGVSMHALSAMQLCEEAGGIQVRNPKLGGIFNMGGAAVANYVSVLERIK, encoded by the coding sequence ATGACTGCCTGCATCGTCGGCTGGGCCCATACCCCCTTCGGCAAGCTCGACGCCGAGTCCGTCGAAAGCCTGATCGTCCGCGTCACCAACGAGGCGCTGGAGCATGCGGGCCTCGGGCCTGAGGATGTGGACGAGGTGGTGCTCGGTCATTTCAACGGAGGGTTCTCGGCCCAGGACTTCACCGCTTCCCTGGTTTTCCAGGCCAGCGACAGCTTCCGGTTCAAGCCGGCGACCCGGGTCGAGAATGCCTGCGCGACCGGTTCGGCCGCCGTGCATCAGGCGATCAAGACCATCGAGGCGAGGCGCGCCAAGACCGTGCTGGTGGTCGGCGTCGAGCAGATGACGAAGACGCCGGGGCCCGAGATCGGCAACATCCTGCTCAAGGCCTCCTACCTGCCGGAGGACGGCGGCACGCCGGGCGGGTTCGCGGGCGTCTTCGGCAAGATCGCCGGAACCTATTTCCAGCGCTACGGCGACCAGTCCGACGCGCTCGCCCTGATCGCCGCTAAGAACCACAGGAACGGCGTCGACAACCCCTACGCGCAGATGCGCAAGGATCTGGGCTTCGATTTCTGCCGCGCGGAGAGCGAGAAGAACCCTTACGTCGCCGGTCCCCTGAAGCGCACGGATTGCTCGCTGGTCTCCGACGGCGCCGCCGCCCTGGTCCTGGCCGACACCGAGACGGCGCTCAGGATGAAGCGCGCGGTGGCCTTCCGGGCCACGGCCCATGCGCAGGATTTCCTGCCCATGTCGAAGCGCGACATCGTCCAGTTCGAGGGTTGCGCGGAAGCCTGGCGGCGGGCCCTGTCCCAGGCGGGCGTCCAGCTGTCCGATCTCTCCTTCGTCGAGACCCACGACTGCTTCACCATCGCGGAGCTCATCGAGTACGAGGCCATGGGCCTGACGGCCCCCGGGCAGGGCGCTATCGCCGTCAAGGAGGGCTGGACGAACCGAGACGGTAAGCTGCCGGTGAACCCCTCCGGCGGCCTCAAGGCCAAGGGTCATCCGATCGGGGCCACCGGCGTCTCCATGCACGCGCTCTCCGCCATGCAGCTCTGCGAGGAGGCCGGCGGCATCCAGGTCAGGAACCCGAAGCTCGGCGGCATCTTCAACATGGGCGGCGCGGCCGTGGCGAACTACGTGAGCGTGCTTGAGCGGATCAAGTAA
- a CDS encoding TIGR00730 family Rossman fold protein, whose product MRLCVFCGSSSGQDPVYLAAARSLGEALAAQGIELVYGGASVGLMGAVADAALGKGGHVIGVMPQALVDKEIAHRSLSDLRVVGSMHERKALMAELSDGFIALPGGLGTFEELFEVWTWAQLGYHRKPCALLNAGGFYDKLTDFLDDVVERGFVKPIHRAMLIVEEEPAALIAAVRAYEPPKVDKWIKAGER is encoded by the coding sequence ATGCGCCTGTGTGTCTTCTGCGGTTCCAGCAGCGGCCAGGATCCGGTTTATCTCGCGGCGGCCCGGTCGCTCGGCGAGGCCCTGGCGGCTCAAGGCATCGAGCTGGTCTATGGCGGCGCCTCGGTCGGGCTCATGGGCGCGGTCGCCGACGCGGCCCTCGGAAAGGGCGGCCACGTGATCGGCGTGATGCCGCAGGCGCTGGTGGACAAGGAAATCGCCCATCGGTCCTTGAGCGATCTGCGGGTGGTCGGCTCCATGCACGAGCGCAAGGCCCTGATGGCCGAACTCTCCGACGGGTTCATCGCCCTGCCCGGGGGCCTCGGCACCTTCGAGGAATTGTTCGAGGTCTGGACCTGGGCGCAGCTCGGCTACCATCGCAAGCCCTGCGCCCTTCTGAACGCGGGCGGCTTCTACGACAAGCTGACCGATTTCCTGGACGACGTGGTCGAGCGTGGTTTCGTGAAGCCGATCCACCGGGCGATGCTGATCGTCGAGGAGGAGCCCGCCGCCCTCATCGCGGCCGTTCGCGCCTACGAACCGCCGAAGGTCGACAAGTGGATCAAGGCGGGCGAGCGGTGA
- a CDS encoding NUDIX domain-containing protein, with protein sequence MIEIVTALVRDRRGHVLLVRKRGTDIFMQPGGKREPGESNLDSLARELSEELGCGLVPGSTRELGIFEAPAANEPGQRVRAAIYAASLEGAIVCKAEIEDHIWIDPREPGDTPLAPLTRDTVLLLALSLNESAQPL encoded by the coding sequence GTGATCGAGATCGTCACCGCCCTGGTGCGCGACCGGCGCGGGCATGTTCTTCTCGTGCGCAAGCGCGGCACGGACATCTTCATGCAGCCGGGCGGCAAGCGCGAGCCGGGCGAAAGCAATCTGGATTCGCTGGCGCGGGAGCTTTCCGAGGAACTCGGCTGCGGCCTCGTTCCGGGTTCCACGAGAGAACTCGGAATCTTCGAGGCTCCGGCGGCGAACGAGCCGGGGCAACGGGTGCGGGCCGCCATCTATGCGGCCAGCCTCGAGGGCGCCATCGTCTGCAAGGCCGAGATCGAAGACCATATCTGGATCGACCCGCGCGAACCGGGTGACACACCGCTGGCCCCGCTCACGCGAGACACGGTCCTGCTCCTCGCCCTGTCGCTCAACGAGAGCGCTCAACCCTTGTAG
- a CDS encoding 2OG-Fe(II) oxygenase: MTAAAASETVQPAYRILQVGDPAPGFKQNSTSNPQFSFDTVAGRYIVLCFYGTGSDDIGRAALASFQEEHRDLFDDDKVAIFGVSMDPSDETGMRARQIVPGIRHFWDFDGAVGRLYGALPRNTSPGQSQVPIRRFWMVLNPTLRVRAVFPFEQDGSDREKVMAYLRALPPVDRFAGFEIPAPVLVIPDVFEPEFCRHLIGLYEKHGGEESGFMREVDGKTVAIHDASHKRRKDYTIQDQNLIRQVQHRIIRRINPEIERVHFFKPTRMERYIVSCYAAEDGGHFRAHRDNTTSGTAHRRFAVSINLNGDFEGGEVSFPEYGSRSYKAPPGGAVVFSCPLLHAVSRVTEGRRFAFLPFLYDEEAAKIREANNARLGEGVVAYKG; this comes from the coding sequence ATGACCGCTGCCGCTGCATCCGAGACCGTCCAGCCGGCCTACCGTATCCTCCAGGTCGGCGATCCGGCTCCCGGGTTCAAACAGAACTCGACCAGCAATCCGCAATTCAGCTTCGATACGGTGGCCGGTCGCTACATCGTCCTGTGTTTCTACGGGACGGGCTCGGACGACATCGGGCGAGCAGCCCTGGCGTCGTTCCAGGAAGAGCACCGCGACCTATTCGACGACGACAAGGTCGCGATCTTCGGCGTGAGCATGGACCCGTCGGACGAAACAGGAATGCGAGCCCGGCAGATCGTTCCCGGCATTCGCCATTTCTGGGACTTCGACGGTGCTGTCGGGCGGCTCTACGGGGCTCTTCCGCGCAACACGTCGCCGGGTCAATCGCAGGTTCCGATCCGCCGCTTCTGGATGGTGCTCAACCCCACCCTGCGGGTGCGCGCCGTCTTCCCGTTCGAACAGGACGGCAGCGACCGGGAGAAGGTGATGGCCTATCTGCGCGCCCTGCCGCCGGTGGACCGGTTCGCCGGGTTCGAGATCCCGGCTCCGGTGCTGGTCATTCCGGACGTGTTCGAGCCGGAATTCTGCCGGCACCTGATCGGCCTCTACGAGAAGCACGGCGGCGAGGAATCGGGCTTCATGCGCGAGGTCGACGGCAAGACCGTCGCCATCCATGATGCGAGCCACAAAAGGCGCAAGGATTATACGATCCAGGACCAGAACCTGATCCGGCAGGTGCAGCACCGCATCATCCGCCGCATCAATCCGGAGATCGAGCGAGTGCACTTCTTCAAGCCCACCCGCATGGAGCGCTACATCGTCTCCTGCTACGCGGCGGAGGACGGCGGGCACTTCCGCGCGCATCGCGACAACACGACGAGCGGCACGGCCCATCGCCGCTTCGCGGTCTCCATCAATCTCAACGGCGATTTCGAGGGCGGCGAGGTGAGCTTCCCCGAATACGGATCGCGCAGCTACAAGGCTCCCCCGGGCGGCGCGGTGGTGTTCTCGTGCCCGCTTCTCCATGCGGTATCCCGCGTGACCGAAGGGCGCCGCTTCGCCTTCCTGCCCTTCCTCTACGACGAGGAGGCCGCCAAGATTCGAGAGGCGAACAACGCCCGTCTCGGCGAGGGCGTGGTCGCCTACAAGGGTTGA
- a CDS encoding DMT family transporter, which translates to MTTSLLWIPVTLAAAAAQTGRNATQRRLTETIGTVGATQVRFLYGFPFALLALAIVNLATGEVVPGPNATFLAYALTGAVTQILATALMLAAMRERAFSVVTAYTKTEPVQVALFGLVLLGDHLTPAMGLAIAVATSGVLVMSVKPGTSLTSSGAKPVVFGLASGAFFALAAIGFRGAILSLDHGSALIRASTTLVWGLGLQTAILMIWLGLLDRQALLASFKAWRPSLGAGFLGALASQFWFIGFALTTAANVRTLALVEVLMAQAVSHRFLAQATTRRELVGMVLILAGVGFLLLAQR; encoded by the coding sequence ATGACAACATCCCTCCTCTGGATCCCGGTGACCCTGGCCGCGGCTGCGGCCCAGACCGGCCGCAACGCCACCCAGCGGCGTCTGACCGAAACCATCGGGACGGTCGGCGCGACCCAGGTCCGCTTCCTCTACGGGTTTCCCTTCGCCCTCCTGGCACTGGCCATCGTGAACCTCGCGACCGGAGAGGTTGTTCCAGGTCCCAATGCAACCTTCCTGGCCTATGCGCTGACCGGTGCGGTCACCCAGATCCTCGCCACGGCCCTCATGCTTGCGGCCATGCGGGAGCGCGCCTTTTCGGTGGTCACGGCCTATACCAAGACCGAGCCGGTCCAGGTAGCCCTGTTCGGGCTGGTGCTGCTGGGGGATCACCTGACGCCCGCCATGGGGCTCGCCATCGCGGTGGCGACCTCGGGGGTCCTCGTCATGTCCGTGAAGCCGGGCACGAGCCTCACGTCCTCGGGCGCGAAGCCGGTTGTCTTCGGGCTCGCCTCGGGAGCCTTCTTCGCCCTGGCGGCCATCGGCTTTCGCGGCGCCATCCTGTCGCTCGACCACGGTTCCGCGCTGATCCGGGCCTCCACGACCCTGGTCTGGGGCTTAGGGTTGCAGACGGCGATTCTCATGATCTGGCTCGGCCTGCTCGACCGCCAGGCCCTGCTGGCGAGCTTCAAGGCCTGGCGCCCCTCCCTGGGAGCGGGATTCCTCGGGGCCCTTGCCTCCCAGTTCTGGTTCATCGGATTCGCGCTTACGACCGCGGCCAATGTGCGGACGCTGGCGCTCGTCGAGGTCCTGATGGCGCAGGCCGTGTCGCACCGCTTCCTGGCGCAGGCGACGACCCGGCGGGAACTCGTCGGTATGGTGCTGATTCTTGCGGGCGTCGGCTTCCTGCTCCTGGCGCAGCGTTAG
- a CDS encoding D-alanyl-D-alanine carboxypeptidase family protein, with protein MNVSRALRATAFALAALFSGSALAAGGPALVVELESGRVLHAERATDPWFPASITKLMTAYVALDKVRSGQMSMETLLTVTDGAAALPPSKMGFKPGTQIRLDNALKIMMVKSANDIAATIAENIGGSIDGFADLMNAHAQRLGMVSSHFVNPHGLPDERNQTTARDMAVLARALLLEFPEDRELFDIGAVQYGRRIMRNTNGLIGRYPGADGMKTGFICSAGFNVVASATRNGRHLITVVLGAQSANERTIKAAELFDRGFSSKVNFTNPELAALPVSSNTTPPDMRPVICDRRGPMPQEEDAPVVAETDSNIPNLFSSEVMAFAGNTTEKPVRTALGPRAAVQPERVWIGLNPPSEAELAAQAAAEEAAEQARKAKTKKATASKKAPAKKTDAKAADESETADKEPVKSTAKGKDQGRASVAVKPVTGNAKPASKPAAKAPQKADANGKPKSVAN; from the coding sequence ATGAACGTTAGCCGTGCCCTCCGCGCGACAGCCTTTGCCCTTGCCGCCTTGTTCAGCGGCTCGGCGCTGGCGGCCGGCGGCCCTGCTCTTGTCGTTGAACTCGAATCCGGCCGCGTTCTGCACGCGGAACGGGCGACCGACCCCTGGTTTCCGGCTTCGATCACCAAGCTGATGACGGCCTATGTGGCCCTCGACAAGGTGCGCTCCGGCCAGATGAGCATGGAGACGCTGCTCACCGTCACCGACGGCGCGGCCGCCCTGCCCCCGTCCAAGATGGGCTTCAAGCCCGGCACGCAGATCCGCCTCGACAACGCCCTCAAGATCATGATGGTGAAGTCCGCGAACGACATCGCCGCGACCATCGCGGAGAATATCGGCGGCTCGATCGACGGCTTTGCCGACCTGATGAACGCCCACGCCCAGCGCCTCGGCATGGTCAGCAGCCATTTCGTCAATCCCCACGGCCTGCCCGACGAGCGCAACCAGACCACGGCCCGCGACATGGCGGTTCTGGCCCGGGCGCTGCTGCTCGAGTTCCCGGAGGACAGGGAGCTGTTCGACATCGGGGCGGTTCAATACGGCCGGCGCATTATGCGCAACACGAACGGCCTCATCGGCCGCTATCCCGGCGCCGACGGCATGAAGACCGGCTTCATCTGCTCGGCGGGCTTCAATGTGGTGGCGAGCGCGACCCGCAACGGCCGCCACCTCATCACGGTCGTGCTCGGCGCCCAATCGGCCAACGAGCGCACGATCAAGGCGGCCGAGCTGTTCGACCGCGGGTTCAGCAGCAAGGTGAACTTCACCAATCCGGAGCTCGCGGCCTTGCCCGTTTCCAGCAACACCACACCGCCGGACATGCGCCCCGTCATCTGCGACCGTCGCGGGCCGATGCCGCAGGAAGAAGACGCCCCGGTCGTCGCCGAGACGGACAGCAACATCCCGAACCTGTTCTCCTCCGAGGTCATGGCCTTTGCCGGGAACACGACCGAGAAGCCGGTGCGCACCGCGCTCGGCCCCCGCGCGGCGGTTCAGCCGGAGCGCGTCTGGATCGGGCTTAATCCTCCGTCCGAGGCCGAGCTCGCCGCCCAGGCTGCCGCCGAAGAAGCCGCCGAGCAGGCCCGCAAGGCAAAGACCAAGAAAGCCACCGCTTCCAAGAAGGCTCCGGCCAAGAAGACCGACGCCAAGGCGGCGGACGAGAGCGAGACGGCCGACAAGGAGCCCGTAAAGTCCACGGCGAAGGGCAAGGACCAGGGGCGCGCCAGCGTCGCCGTCAAGCCGGTGACCGGCAACGCCAAGCCCGCTTCCAAGCCTGCCGCGAAGGCTCCTCAAAAAGCCGACGCCAACGGGAAGCCCAAATCCGTCGCGAACTGA
- a CDS encoding EamA family transporter encodes MTRSSSPADGLLFALASASLYGVNIVYARMASFAGASGSAIVVYRVFLMLVLVGIVAAVAKSSLKAARAERGTLLLLGISTAFVGLCYLSSVAYIPVAVAAVVFYTFPILIVLASPFVEGTRLTPALLGVVALATLGVGLVVGPAFGDLDWRGLALAFGASIATAIQFFAAARCRKTGVMAKTFWIHLLVLPTAALISLAAGQLAPPSTLALAPFAVAMTIGGYIVGFVLQFLALGRITAVAAGIIYCAEPVVAALSSAIILNETLAPLQIAGGALVLAAIMANVLLERRRLKGPLVPIAD; translated from the coding sequence ATGACCCGCTCCTCCTCCCCGGCCGACGGCCTTCTCTTCGCCCTCGCCTCGGCCAGCCTCTACGGCGTCAACATCGTCTATGCCCGTATGGCGTCCTTTGCCGGAGCCAGCGGCTCCGCCATCGTGGTCTATCGGGTCTTTCTGATGCTGGTGCTGGTCGGCATCGTGGCGGCTGTCGCGAAGAGTTCCTTAAAGGCCGCGCGAGCGGAGCGAGGCACCCTGCTCCTGCTCGGCATTTCCACCGCGTTCGTGGGCCTCTGCTATCTCTCGTCGGTCGCCTACATCCCCGTAGCGGTGGCCGCCGTGGTATTCTACACCTTTCCCATCCTGATCGTGCTCGCGAGCCCCTTCGTGGAAGGGACGAGACTCACGCCGGCTCTGCTCGGCGTGGTGGCGCTCGCGACCCTGGGCGTCGGTCTCGTGGTGGGGCCGGCTTTCGGAGATCTCGACTGGCGCGGCCTCGCCCTGGCTTTCGGCGCGAGCATCGCCACGGCCATCCAGTTCTTTGCCGCAGCCCGCTGCCGCAAGACCGGCGTGATGGCCAAGACCTTCTGGATCCATCTGCTCGTTCTGCCGACGGCCGCCCTCATCAGCCTGGCGGCGGGCCAGCTCGCGCCACCGTCCACGCTGGCTCTCGCTCCCTTCGCGGTGGCCATGACCATCGGCGGCTATATCGTGGGCTTCGTGCTGCAGTTCCTGGCGCTCGGGCGTATTACGGCGGTGGCGGCCGGGATCATCTATTGCGCGGAGCCGGTCGTGGCGGCTTTGTCCTCGGCCATCATCCTGAACGAGACTCTGGCACCGCTGCAAATCGCCGGCGGCGCTCTTGTGCTGGCCGCCATCATGGCCAACGTTCTCCTGGAACGGCGGCGCCTGAAAGGCCCGCTGGTGCCGATTGCGGATTGA
- a CDS encoding CobW family GTP-binding protein: protein MTTMTPPPPIPLTILTGFLGSGKTTLLNRLLKDPALRDTVVIMNEFGEIGLDHLLVETVDEGMVLLSAGCLCCTVRGDLIATLEDLLRKRDNDRVLPFRRVIIETTGLADPAPILHAVLYHPYLSMRYAVEGVVTAVDAVNGAATLDAHREAVKQAAVAERIVITKTDLVDDRRSLDRLRERLHQLNPGAALLEADAPADAIISGGLFGLDGKIADVAQWLKTEAVEEAERESHAHQHDHHHHHGHGHDHHHHHHDVNRHDEKIHSFCLISDQPIRQGTLDMFLDLLRSSQGAKLLRVKGLVALAEDPEHPVVIHGVQHVIHVPAVLPRWPSEDRRSRIVFIVDDLERETVEKLWNAFLGRPAVDEPDAAALSDNPLSLRR from the coding sequence ATGACGACCATGACCCCTCCCCCGCCGATCCCGCTCACCATTCTCACCGGCTTCCTGGGCTCCGGGAAAACGACCCTGCTCAACCGGCTCCTGAAGGATCCGGCCCTGCGGGACACGGTGGTGATCATGAACGAGTTCGGCGAGATCGGCCTCGACCATCTGCTGGTGGAGACCGTCGACGAGGGCATGGTGCTTCTCTCCGCCGGATGTCTCTGCTGCACCGTGCGCGGCGACCTCATCGCGACGCTCGAGGACCTTCTGCGCAAGCGCGACAACGACCGTGTCCTGCCGTTCAGGCGCGTGATCATCGAGACCACGGGCCTCGCCGACCCGGCGCCGATCCTCCATGCCGTGCTCTACCACCCCTATCTGTCGATGCGCTATGCGGTGGAAGGCGTGGTGACGGCGGTCGACGCCGTCAACGGTGCGGCCACCCTGGACGCCCATCGGGAAGCCGTGAAGCAGGCCGCCGTTGCCGAGCGGATCGTCATCACCAAGACCGACCTCGTCGACGACCGGAGGAGTCTCGACCGGCTGCGCGAACGGCTGCACCAGCTCAATCCGGGCGCCGCTCTCCTGGAGGCCGATGCGCCCGCCGACGCGATCATCTCGGGCGGACTTTTCGGCCTCGACGGCAAGATCGCCGACGTGGCCCAATGGCTGAAGACGGAGGCCGTGGAGGAGGCGGAGCGCGAGAGCCACGCCCATCAGCACGACCATCACCACCATCACGGCCATGGGCACGATCATCACCACCATCATCACGACGTGAACCGGCACGACGAGAAGATCCACTCCTTCTGCCTCATCAGCGACCAGCCCATCCGCCAGGGCACCCTCGACATGTTCCTGGACCTCCTGCGCTCGTCCCAGGGTGCGAAACTGCTGCGCGTGAAGGGTCTCGTGGCCCTGGCCGAGGATCCCGAACACCCGGTCGTCATTCACGGCGTGCAGCATGTGATCCATGTTCCCGCCGTGCTGCCGCGCTGGCCGAGCGAAGACCGGCGCAGCCGCATCGTCTTCATCGTGGACGACCTGGAGCGCGAGACCGTGGAAAAGCTCTGGAATGCCTTCCTCGGGCGCCCGGCCGTCGACGAGCCCGATGCGGCAGCCCTCTCGGATAATCCCCTGTCTCTCAGACGCTGA
- a CDS encoding ABC transporter permease: MKTKNRLALAPWIFTVGFFVLWEIVCRVLKVSSFILPAPSTILFAVWEYRTQLAYHAMHTLWMTLAGFGLAVGFGLLLGMVLGSSRLINAGSYPLLVGFNSIPKVAVVPILVFWFGVGWVPPVMTAFLISFFPIVVNVATGISTVEPEMEDVLRALGASKRDIVLKVGVPRAMPYFFGSLKVAITLAYVGSVIGEQNASNVGIGNLLTRASAAFEVPLVWAALVVLAVLGVVMYAITAYVERSMTGWAQRSQMAA; the protein is encoded by the coding sequence ATGAAAACCAAGAACCGGCTCGCCCTCGCTCCCTGGATCTTCACGGTCGGCTTCTTCGTGCTGTGGGAAATCGTCTGCCGTGTCCTCAAGGTGTCGAGCTTCATTCTTCCGGCGCCCTCCACGATCCTTTTTGCCGTATGGGAATACCGGACCCAGCTTGCCTACCACGCCATGCACACCCTCTGGATGACGCTGGCCGGTTTCGGCCTCGCGGTCGGGTTCGGCCTGCTCCTCGGCATGGTGCTCGGCTCCTCGCGGCTCATCAATGCAGGGTCCTACCCGCTGCTCGTGGGCTTCAACTCGATCCCGAAGGTGGCCGTGGTGCCGATCCTCGTGTTCTGGTTCGGAGTCGGCTGGGTGCCGCCGGTGATGACGGCCTTCCTGATCTCGTTCTTTCCCATCGTGGTGAACGTGGCCACCGGCATTTCCACCGTGGAGCCGGAAATGGAGGACGTGCTGCGGGCGCTCGGCGCCTCGAAGCGGGACATCGTGCTCAAGGTCGGCGTACCCCGCGCCATGCCGTATTTCTTCGGCTCGCTGAAGGTCGCGATCACGCTCGCCTATGTGGGCTCGGTCATCGGCGAGCAGAACGCGTCCAATGTGGGCATCGGCAACCTTCTCACCCGCGCCTCGGCGGCCTTCGAGGTGCCGCTGGTCTGGGCGGCCCTCGTGGTGCTCGCCGTGCTCGGCGTCGTCATGTATGCGATCACCGCTTACGTGGAGCGCTCCATGACCGGCTGGGCGCAGCGCTCGCAGATGGCCGCGTGA
- a CDS encoding ABC transporter ATP-binding protein: MKTFVDIHDVTHVYARAEDGLPAVRNLNLKVNEGEFAAIVGPSGCGKSTLMKLATGLQFPREGTVIVGGRQVGAPVKLAGMAFQNPTMLPWRTTLDNILLPLEIVEPHRSRLRRHKAEYVAKAESLLEQVGLKGQGHKFPWQLSGGMQQRASLCRALIHEPKLLMLDEPFGALDSFTREELWCVMRDLHAAQKVTIILVTHDLREAAFLSDRIFCMSARPGRIVAEREVEFPRPRDLEITYTPEFSALVHELRGHIAQARKAA; encoded by the coding sequence ATGAAAACCTTTGTCGACATTCACGACGTTACCCACGTCTATGCGCGGGCCGAAGACGGTCTGCCCGCGGTCAGGAACCTCAACCTCAAGGTGAACGAAGGCGAGTTCGCCGCCATCGTGGGTCCTTCCGGTTGCGGCAAGTCCACTCTCATGAAGCTCGCCACCGGGCTGCAGTTCCCCCGCGAGGGAACGGTCATCGTCGGTGGCAGACAGGTGGGAGCTCCTGTCAAGCTCGCTGGTATGGCTTTCCAGAATCCTACCATGCTGCCCTGGCGCACCACCCTCGACAACATTCTCCTGCCGCTCGAGATCGTGGAGCCGCACCGCTCCCGCCTGCGCCGCCACAAGGCGGAGTACGTGGCCAAGGCCGAGAGCCTGCTGGAGCAGGTCGGCCTGAAGGGCCAGGGGCATAAGTTCCCCTGGCAGCTCTCCGGCGGCATGCAGCAGCGCGCCTCCCTCTGCCGGGCGCTGATCCACGAGCCCAAGCTCCTGATGCTCGACGAGCCCTTCGGCGCGCTCGACAGCTTCACCCGCGAGGAATTGTGGTGCGTGATGCGCGATCTCCATGCCGCCCAGAAGGTCACGATCATTCTCGTCACCCACGACCTGCGCGAGGCCGCGTTCCTGTCGGACCGGATTTTCTGCATGAGCGCGCGGCCGGGCCGGATCGTCGCCGAGCGGGAGGTGGAGTTTCCCCGGCCGCGCGATCTCGAGATCACCTATACGCCCGAATTCTCCGCCCTCGTCCACGAATTGCGCGGGCATATCGCGCAGGCGCGCAAAGCAGCTTGA
- a CDS encoding ABC transporter substrate-binding protein gives MFADRAKKATWIRGMLAGAAVLLGSAAAQAQTPVRFSLDWRWEGPAAPFAVALDKGYFKAEGLDVTIDPAAGSREPISRVASGTYDVGFGDVNSLVRFRDENPGTDIKAVMVIYDRPPFAIIGRKSRGVTKDVASLQGKKFGAPAADGAYAQWPIFKAVNKIDDSTMKFENVGFPIREPMLAQGEVDAVFGFSMSSYINLKSRGVPADDIVVMLMSDYGVDLYGNTIIVSQKFAQEKPEAVKGLLRAIMKGVQDTVKDPSGAVDSVIKRNDVAKKDVELERLKMVLEQNMITPWVKENGFGGIDKDRFAKALDQIGLTFTYKAKPEVGAVFTEEFLPAADQRKVN, from the coding sequence ATGTTTGCGGATCGTGCGAAGAAGGCGACGTGGATCAGGGGGATGCTGGCCGGCGCGGCCGTGCTTCTCGGGTCCGCCGCGGCCCAGGCTCAGACCCCGGTGCGGTTCTCCCTGGACTGGCGCTGGGAGGGGCCGGCCGCCCCCTTCGCCGTCGCGCTCGACAAAGGCTACTTCAAGGCCGAGGGGCTCGACGTGACCATCGACCCGGCGGCGGGCTCCCGCGAGCCGATCTCGCGCGTGGCGTCGGGCACCTACGACGTGGGCTTCGGCGACGTGAACTCCCTCGTGCGCTTCCGCGACGAGAATCCCGGCACGGACATCAAGGCCGTGATGGTGATCTACGACCGGCCGCCCTTCGCCATCATCGGCCGCAAGAGCCGCGGCGTCACCAAGGACGTGGCGAGCCTGCAAGGCAAGAAGTTCGGTGCTCCGGCGGCCGACGGCGCCTATGCGCAATGGCCGATCTTCAAGGCGGTCAACAAGATCGACGATTCCACCATGAAGTTCGAGAATGTGGGCTTCCCGATCCGCGAGCCGATGCTGGCTCAAGGAGAAGTCGACGCGGTGTTCGGCTTCTCCATGTCGTCCTACATCAACCTGAAATCCCGCGGCGTCCCGGCGGACGACATCGTCGTGATGCTCATGAGCGATTACGGCGTCGACCTCTACGGCAACACCATCATCGTCTCCCAGAAATTCGCCCAGGAGAAGCCTGAGGCCGTGAAGGGCCTGCTGCGCGCGATCATGAAGGGCGTGCAGGACACGGTGAAGGACCCGTCGGGCGCGGTCGATTCCGTCATCAAGCGCAACGACGTGGCCAAGAAGGACGTGGAGCTCGAGCGCCTCAAGATGGTGCTGGAGCAGAACATGATCACGCCCTGGGTCAAGGAGAACGGCTTCGGCGGCATCGACAAGGACCGCTTCGCCAAGGCCCTCGACCAGATCGGCCTGACCTTCACCTACAAGGCAAAGCCCGAAGTCGGCGCCGTGTTCACGGAGGAGTTCCTCCCCGCGGCCGACCAGCGCAAGGTGAACTGA